In Elephas maximus indicus isolate mEleMax1 chromosome 5, mEleMax1 primary haplotype, whole genome shotgun sequence, the sequence tgcatagggttttcaaggctgtgacctctcagaagcaggtgTCCAggcttgactcgacggcaatgggttaggtaaGTGTCTAAAAATAAGATGTGAACAACAATGTTCCACCTCCTTGCCTCATGAGAAGCACCTATTTATTTTAACGATTCAGTGAAGTCCTTCCCCCCAGGGTCCTCTGTTCTCTGCTGGGTAGAATTAGAAATGACattatttgaaattatgttcttcAAAGATCAACAACCAACCTGATCTAAACGCTTCTTCACTCCCCCAGTGTAACTTACTGCCGCAAAAGTCAGGCTTTCGAGAACAGCCTAGGGGTTACTTATAgcagcttttttcttttcaaaccaTAGCCTTTTAAGGCCCTGCTTCAAAAATGCAAGCTCCATCAGTGGTCGTTGTAACTCAACCTGGGTGTGGTCCTCCAGCCCAAACCTCCAACTGGCACACTGGCCTGTGTGATTGCTTCACCGACTGCGAAGTCTGTAAGTGCATGGGAAACGTTCCCTCATAATTGACATTCAGGGAAATTACAATGTCCAAGTCCTTTCCCCTTGCTCCGCTCATTGTGTAGTAAAAGTTCCTAACCTGTGATAGGTACCCTGTATGCTAAAAATGGTATCTGTAACAAAAGAGGCTGTTACTATACTGTACTGTACTGATTTCAAGTGAATTTCACCAGCCCTTCAAGGATAGTCTTActccaaaaataatttttagagtTAAAATGACAGTGAAAGACTAATGCTTATAAATAGGACTTCAATTAAGAGACATTTGaactttaatttgattttttaaaaatttttccaaTAAGACTGTTCTTGTTACAAATAAGTTAAACTCATTACTTTATAGTTACATTGCACCAAGTACGAAAGGGagagtttcttccatggcttcAGCATGagctcagagaaaaaaatatttgaatttacaTGTTTGGGTTTTTTACACACCAGAGGATAAAGAATTCTAAAGGCATtgcccaaactgactcaagaggaaatagaaagtctcaacagacccataacgagtgaagagatcaaatcggtaatcaaaaacctcccaccaaaaaaaattcctggactAGATGGcctcactggggaattctaccaaacatttagagaggaattgacaccaatactatttaaactcttccaaaagatagagaagctTCACCTCCATCCCATCTAGGGCCTCCAACCCTACTGAACACTAGCCATTGCCTGGACTTGCTAATCTATCACACATAGGCTCTATTCCCTTTTGTCCACCTGTAAAATGCCTAATCATCCTTCAATATTCAGCTCAAGCAACCTGTCCTAGTTGGAACGTTGGAGGCCCTATTCTGTGGGTGACCCCTTGGCATCTTGGGCAGGTTTCTGTTGGATAACTTTTCATGTTATATGTCTTTCCCACTAGTTTTCAGGCAAGGGTATTGTCAGTACCTAGGATAATCTCTGGAACATGGCCACAGTTCAGTGAATCATTTAATAGATGGATGAAGGCAGTGTTATGAACAGAATGACATACTTTGCAAGGTTCATTCACTCCTGAGGTGATTGGTGGGGAGAAGGGTAAAGCTGATGCAAAGCTGAATAAAAAACAGTGAAAGATGGACTTGGCAGTAGGTTATGTGACAAAGGCCCCATGATATGGACTGCCATTCATGAACCAAATTAACTTTCAGCTCTGGTGGGTGCAGAGTGGAGTAACTGGTACCTGTTTTTTCTTGTGTCCAGGTCTTTGTGGCGCATTTTGCACCTCGTTCCTTGCAAGTCAAATTGCAAGTGACATGAATGAATGCTGTCTGTGTGGAACAACAGTTGCAATGAGGACCCTCTACCGGACCCGATATGGCATTCCTGTGAGTCATTTCCGACATTGTAGCATTCAAGTATGTAACCACAGTCAAAATAGCTGTTATAAACATGAACTTCACTTAATAGTGTCCTTTATTTGAGTTTGATTGTTATTTCCTAGGATGTGCAATCTTGTATTCAATTGCTGTAGCAACAGACTCTCTGGCTATACTACATCCCCCTAGGTTTATGTTAAAACACTAGAACATAAGCAACTCTCATTTGAAATGTATATCATACAATGAAAAGGGTTATTCAGAATCTATCATGTCCTGCATGAATTTCATATGTTACCTCTCTTAGTCCTCACACCATTCCTGTAAAATGGGTATGTTCAACATATTTTACATATGAAGGCACTAACATTTTAAGAGGAGGAGTATCTCTCCCAAAGATATACACTAGGAGTAGAGAGAGTGGATTTTCACTCTAACTTACCATACATACACCGTCACTTACACCCTAAGCTTCACCTTATGTAGTAGGGGAACAAATGaatatgcagaattttttttGGAAGAACTTATTTTATTCcactgaatttattttattttttcatgtaaaaATCTTCATTAGTTTTTTAATTATAAAGGAATAATACATGatatacccaaaacccactgccttcacgacaattctgactcatggtgaccctgtaggacagagtagaactactacatagggtttctaaggagcggctggtggattcaaaccttttgcttagctgccgtaactcttaaccactgtaccgccaggtcTCCAGTAAATGATACACATAATATATTGACAAATTCAAATATACAGaagtataaaaagtaaaaatctaACCTGTCTACATCCAATTCCACTTCCCAGTGATAAAGATTATTAATAATTTGGTGTgcatcttttcccttttttttttttttttacaggcatGTAAATATAGATTATCTGTAGACCTAGCGAGCTAGGTATATaaggttttgggttttgggggctttgtttttatttaaatctgGGGTCACAGTACAATGTTACTTGGGTTTTTTTCTCCTTAACATACGGTAGACCCCCTTTCATGTCAGTAATACCTATTCTTTTTAATGTCTGAATAATtctatcatattttttaaaattttttattgtgtttaagtgaatgtttacaaatcaagtcagtctctcatacgaaaatttaaatactccttgctatgtactcctaattgctctccccctgctgagagagcacactccttccctccactcttttttcgtgtccattccgccagttTCCAACCCCTCTGGCCTCTTatctcccctacagacaggagatgccaacatagtctcatgtgtctacttgatccaagaagctcattcttcaccagtatcattttctatccaattgtccagtccaatccctgtctgaagagctggctttgggaatggttcctgtcttgggctaacagaaggtctggggaccatgaccaccagggtccttctagtctcagtcaaaccattaagtctggtctttttgcgagaatttgcggtctgcatcccactgctctcctgctccctcaggggttctctgttgtgttccctgtcagggcactctttggttgtagccaggcaccgtctagttcttctggtctcaggctgatgtagtctctggttttatCATATAGATAATTTACTtcgtcatttttctttttatgagagGCTAAATAATGTTGCAATGTAAACAGTTGTACGTAAGTGATTATACATGTGCACTAGCATTTCTGCAGAATAGTTTCCTAGATATTAGATTAATCTTGGGGTACACACACTGAAAATGTTGATAGATATTGCTAAAGTGCCCTGCAGAAAGGAGAATAAATTACCGATTTATGATCTATTAGCAATATATATGTCAGTATTGGATATCATTTTGCCAGATGGAGAAGCAAAAATggcttttattgttttaatttttattagttaCATCAAGGAACTTTCTGCAAAGTTATTGTCCTTTGTATTTTGTCTGTAAATTTTCTGTACATTTCCTTTGTTCATTGTTTTATGGGGTTGTTATTGATTTGTGGGAACTTTTTATTaattataatattattatttaatatgaaAGCTATCATGTCTTTTAAAGGCCCAGTACATAATCAATTTTATAAGTGTTCTGTTGAGGTATGAAAAATTACGATTAGGCTGTAGGTAAAAATTAAGttggttttaagaaaatttgGGAGATTGGAAGgcagaggaagaaataaaagcattCTAAAGAATTTGCCTGACATTGATAGGTAAATataaatttaagttaaaaaaaaaaaattgccatcgagttgatttcgactcatagcaaccctataggacagagtagaacagttccatagggtttcgaaggagaagttggtagactcgaactgccgacctttccgtgagcagctgaatgcttaaccattgtgccaccaggctccataaATGTAAATAGTGGATAAAAATTTAAGGGTAATcacttaaagaataaaaatagttTGTGGAACATCTAAAACTGTTTAAAGGGAACAAAAGGAATCAGGAAAAATCTAttcagcaaaaagaagaaaaaaacactaaTTGAATATCAAACATAGCAATTTGGCTATCCCATGCGTGGGAGTGACTTAGACATCTCTGATGTGCTGAAATGTTTTTaccttttattctttctttccatgTATTTACGGTGATCTTATGAGATAGGCAAAGAACTGACCTACTTAATCTCACTTCTCTCCTGAGCCCACAAAGGCCACATTAACCAAAAataagccaaacctgttgctatcaattccaactcatagtgaccctatagaacagagagaattgccccatacagtttccaaggagtgcctggtggattcaaactgccgacctttcggttagcagccgtagctcttaaccactatgccaccaggccacATTGGGATCCTCTTAATACGAGCTCTATCCTGGCCTGCAGTCTCCTAGGGCAAAAGCCACAACCAGCAGCTCTTGGCTGGCCCAGATGCTCAGGTAATCCTTCAGTTAACCTTCCCGTCTTCCATTTTTCAGCCTGTTCTTTATCCTCTCTGAGCTCCAGATTTTGATCTCACATTTTTTCCAGTTCCCTTCCCACAGCTGCGTTAGGTTTCAGGTTCCTTGGCTCTGTTTTGCTTCATAAGTATAATCCTGTCTGCTTCATATTTcaaaaaaattcctttaaaatgCCTGGCCCTCTAAATAGCATCATTAACTgtcttctgttgctgttgttaggtgccatcgagtctattctgattcatagcgaccctatgtacaacacaaggaaacactgcccagtcctgcaccaggctcacaatcattattatggcTAAGCTCATTGTCCcaaccactgtcagtccatctcattgatggtgtTTCTCATTTTCGCTATTTACTGTTTTATATGtagcttcaatttttt encodes:
- the LOC126077024 gene encoding placenta-specific gene 8 protein-like, which gives rise to MQAPSVVVVTQPGCGPPAQTSNWHTGLCDCFTDCEVCLCGAFCTSFLASQIASDMNECCLCGTTVAMRTLYRTRYGIPGSLCNDYLVTSCCLQCSLCQIKRDIKRRIAMRTF